The following coding sequences are from one Pseudomonas mendocina window:
- a CDS encoding DMT family transporter: MNLSLYLLTVLIWGTTWIAIKLQMGEVAVAASIAYRFALASLVLFAMLWFSGRLQPLDRRGQGICLVQGLCLFCLNFLCFYTASQWIPSGLIAVIFSTATLWNAINARLFFKQRIAANVLLGGALGLAGLGLLFWPELAGHEASRESLLGIGLALCGTLFFSAGNMLSSLQQKAGLKPLTTNAWGMLYGALMLVGICLVSGTSFAFEWNARYVGSLLYLAIPGSVIGFTAYLTLVGRMGPERAAYCTVLFPVVALNISVFAEGYQWTAPALLGLGLVMLGNVLVFRKPKPVLTEARA, translated from the coding sequence ATGAACCTGTCGCTTTATCTGCTTACCGTACTGATCTGGGGCACCACTTGGATCGCCATCAAATTGCAGATGGGCGAGGTGGCTGTCGCCGCCTCCATCGCCTATCGCTTCGCTCTGGCCTCGCTGGTGCTGTTCGCCATGCTCTGGTTCAGCGGTCGCCTGCAGCCTCTGGATCGACGTGGTCAGGGCATCTGCCTGGTGCAGGGGCTGTGTCTGTTCTGCCTCAACTTCCTGTGCTTCTACACCGCCAGCCAGTGGATCCCCAGTGGCCTGATCGCGGTGATCTTCTCCACTGCCACCTTGTGGAACGCGATCAATGCGCGGCTGTTCTTCAAGCAGCGTATTGCCGCCAACGTGCTGCTCGGCGGCGCGTTGGGGCTTGCCGGCCTTGGCTTGCTGTTCTGGCCGGAACTGGCCGGGCACGAGGCCAGTCGCGAAAGCCTGCTGGGCATCGGCCTGGCGCTGTGCGGCACGCTGTTCTTCTCCGCCGGTAACATGCTCTCCAGTCTGCAGCAGAAGGCCGGACTGAAGCCGCTGACCACCAACGCCTGGGGCATGCTCTACGGCGCGCTGATGCTGGTGGGCATCTGCCTGGTCAGCGGTACGTCGTTCGCCTTCGAATGGAACGCGCGCTACGTCGGTTCGCTGCTGTACCTGGCGATTCCCGGTTCGGTGATCGGCTTCACCGCCTACCTGACCCTGGTCGGGCGTATGGGGCCGGAGCGCGCCGCCTACTGTACGGTGCTTTTCCCGGTGGTGGCGCTGAATATTTCGGTATTTGCCGAGGGCTACCAATGGACAGCGCCCGCGCTGCTCGGCCTGGGGTTGGTGATGCTGGGCAACGTGCTGGTGTTTCGCAAGCCGAAGCCAGTGCTGACCGAGGCCAGAGCCTAA